Within the Desulfovibrio subterraneus genome, the region TGACGGCCGTGGATGCGGACGCCGGTGAAAGCGGGTTCGTGGCGCATGGAGCCGATGCCCCGCTGGATGGTTCCTACGGCAAGCTGACCATCACCGAATCCGGTGAATGGAAATACGAGCTGGACGGCCGCGCACAGGCGCTGGACAATGGCGACGTACGAACCGAGACCTTTACGGTGACGACCAACGGCGGCGACACGCACACCATCACCATCACGGTGAACGGTACCGAAGATGCACCCGTCATCACCGGAACTGACACCGGAGCCGTGACCGAAGACGTGACCGTAGCTGCCTCCGGTACGCTGACGGCCGTGGATGCGGACGCCGGTGAAAGCGGGTTCGTGGCGCATGGAGCCGATGCCCCGCTGGATGGTTCCTACGGCAAGCTGACCATCACTGAAACCGGTGAGTGGAAATACGAGCTGGACGGCCGCGCGCAGGCGCTGGACGCTGGTGATATTCGAACCGAGACCTTTACGGTGACGACCAACGGCGGCG harbors:
- a CDS encoding VCBS domain-containing protein, producing the protein TAVDADAGESGFVAHGADAPLDGSYGKLTITESGEWKYELDGRAQALDNGDVRTETFTVTTNGGDTHTITITVNGTEDAPVITGTDTGAVTEDVTVAASGTLTAVDADAGESGFVAHGADAPLDGSYGKLTITETGEWKYELDGRAQALDAGDIRTETFTVTTNGGDT